One segment of Anatilimnocola aggregata DNA contains the following:
- a CDS encoding ECF-type sigma factor — translation MTSGEPNNNSVTMWLQDLQAGEAVAAGRIWQRYYERLVRLAAHKLRTAPRRVADEEDVVLNAFDSFCRGVNGGRFPRLDDRDDLWQVLVMLTARKAINQAKHDQRQKRGGGLTRGESVFSGTSDEPVAGIDQVVGGEPTPEFAQQVGEEFDQLLASLNDETLRRIALAKLEGYTNDEIAAQLGVRTRTIERKLSLIRDLWGQFEKPDAKSILS, via the coding sequence ATGACTAGCGGTGAGCCGAACAACAATAGCGTGACCATGTGGTTGCAAGACCTGCAGGCAGGCGAAGCTGTCGCTGCGGGGCGCATCTGGCAGCGGTATTACGAACGACTGGTTCGCCTGGCGGCTCACAAGCTGCGCACGGCACCGCGGCGCGTGGCCGACGAAGAAGATGTGGTTCTCAATGCCTTCGACAGCTTTTGCCGCGGCGTGAATGGGGGTCGCTTCCCGCGACTCGACGACCGTGACGATTTATGGCAGGTGCTGGTCATGCTCACTGCCCGCAAAGCGATCAATCAGGCCAAGCACGATCAGCGGCAAAAACGGGGCGGAGGACTTACGCGGGGCGAGTCGGTGTTCAGCGGCACGAGCGACGAACCGGTCGCCGGTATCGATCAAGTGGTGGGAGGTGAACCGACCCCCGAATTCGCCCAGCAGGTCGGGGAAGAATTCGACCAATTGCTGGCCAGCTTGAACGACGAAACGCTGCGGCGAATAGCGCTGGCAAAACTGGAGGGCTATACGAACGACGAAATTGCCGCCCAGCTCGGCGTCCGCACGCGGACGATCGAGCGCAAGTTGAGCTTGATCCGCGATCTGTGGGGGCAATTCGAAAAACCCGACGCTAAATCGATTCTTTCCTAA
- the lysA gene encoding diaminopimelate decarboxylase, whose amino-acid sequence MPVVGTFPTIRSEIAGVSVLELAKQFGTPSYIYDAASIVERINDLKQFDVIRFAQKACSNIAILDLCRQNGVVVDAVSGGEIHRAMKAGFKPGNVEHPEIVYTADIFDREALEMVVKLGIPVNCGSPDMIDQLGEKAPGSNITLRINPGFGHGHSQKTNTGGEQSKHGIWHEQLDDCLQRADRGNIAVTGIHMHIGSGTDLHHLSQVCGAMEKVVETVGRSVKTISAGGGLPIPYNTKQSYVDLDQYYQLWDASRKKLEAKLGHKLTLEIEPGRYLVAESGYLLSEIRAVKQMGNNTFYLLDAGFNNLARPILYGSYHPMSIAPANGSTSRPEVDVVVGGPLCESGDIFTQEEGGFVCTRKLPQANIGDYLILERAGAYGFVMASNYNSKPLAAEVLIKNGKPHLVRARQSHEDITRGEVIPA is encoded by the coding sequence ATGCCTGTTGTTGGCACCTTCCCCACCATCCGTTCCGAAATCGCCGGCGTTTCTGTGCTCGAACTGGCCAAGCAGTTTGGCACCCCCAGCTACATTTATGACGCGGCATCGATCGTCGAACGCATCAACGACCTGAAGCAGTTCGACGTCATTCGCTTCGCCCAGAAGGCCTGCTCGAACATTGCGATCCTCGACCTCTGCCGCCAGAACGGCGTAGTGGTCGACGCCGTCAGCGGCGGCGAAATTCACCGGGCTATGAAGGCGGGCTTCAAGCCCGGCAATGTCGAACACCCCGAAATCGTTTACACCGCCGACATCTTCGACCGCGAAGCGCTCGAGATGGTCGTCAAGCTTGGCATTCCGGTGAACTGTGGTTCGCCCGATATGATCGACCAACTGGGCGAGAAGGCTCCGGGCAGCAACATCACCCTGCGCATCAATCCGGGCTTCGGTCACGGCCACAGTCAGAAGACGAACACCGGCGGCGAGCAATCGAAGCACGGCATCTGGCACGAGCAGCTCGACGACTGTTTGCAGCGGGCCGATCGGGGCAACATCGCGGTCACTGGCATTCACATGCACATTGGCAGCGGTACCGACTTGCATCACCTGTCGCAAGTTTGCGGGGCCATGGAGAAGGTCGTCGAAACCGTCGGCCGCAGCGTGAAGACGATCAGTGCTGGTGGCGGCTTGCCGATTCCGTATAACACCAAGCAGTCGTACGTCGATCTCGACCAGTACTATCAGTTGTGGGATGCCTCGCGCAAAAAGCTGGAAGCGAAACTCGGCCACAAGCTGACGCTCGAAATCGAACCCGGCCGCTACCTGGTCGCCGAGAGCGGTTATCTCCTCAGCGAAATCCGCGCGGTCAAGCAGATGGGCAACAACACGTTCTATCTGCTCGACGCCGGCTTCAACAATCTCGCGCGGCCCATTCTCTACGGCTCGTATCATCCCATGTCGATCGCGCCGGCCAATGGCTCCACCAGCCGGCCCGAAGTCGACGTCGTCGTCGGTGGTCCACTCTGCGAATCGGGCGACATCTTCACACAGGAAGAAGGTGGATTCGTCTGCACTCGCAAACTGCCCCAAGCCAACATTGGCGACTATCTGATTCTGGAACGTGCCGGTGCCTACGGCTTCGTCATGGCCTCGAACTACAACAGCAAGCCGCTCGCTGCGGAAGTGCTGATTAAGAACGGCAAGCCCCACCTGGTTCGTGCCCGTCAATCGCACGAAGACATTACCCGCGGTGAAGTGATCCCGGCGTAA
- a CDS encoding serine/threonine-protein kinase has product MVAHHETALLLTCPQGHRWQQQADSSTDNTRTSLPAPSCPTCGAACSSGPGEAVSISISGTPAAPPEVPGYELLDELGRGGMAVVYKAKQLKPQRVVALKILHHPHNGDTAWISRFRSEAEAVAQLEHPHIVRMYEVGEVGRLSYLALEFVDGGNLAMRLQGQPQPARSSAELVATIARAIHFAHQRGIVHRDLKPANILLQVADGFRAEDGTIQLADVQPRITDFGLAKRLDDDGQQTRTGDILGTPTYMAPEQATGVTRNIGPAADIHALGVILYEMLTGRQPFRGADVMETMRLVASSDPVPLRRLDARIPRDLETICLKCLEKSPRQRYLSAATLADELQRYLNGETIHTRPAGPIEQTYKWTRRHPAAALALAIALLLPLLTVAGLIGHNWRISQELAKTAQQRDRAEANLQETQAAVDNLLTDLTAGRLASLPRSSPVRRQLLEWAMNLCQELRVQNPDNPSLELQSARAERQAADIQRLLGRLAEADQGYQRAIRELDRFVVAQPEDALGLRELAAAHNNSGLLREQQGRTAAAEQDYRHALDLGERAAKQFPQRTEFQQLQAATLSNRGLLLAQLGQSQQAQQDLRQAVELQRALLPQRPTDAQLRQALAVSTSNLASLELGEGRLELALQLLHDSRAELTKLRELDPENAETLATLAAVENNLATASSARNESLLATEAYNRAIAIFQVLVRDYPTVPAYREQLATTQLNLALCVGNSNETEAQSLLEQATAAFRNLASEQPETPHFRHGTTKALLQLASHQSEHGEQTAAELTLKQALQLQLALTQLFPERPDVFSQLGLIEHAAGKLLAARGADADARKYFEQAVKSQQRALAPNAEALAYRLRLRDHLQSLSRLLIEQGEPTAAALAIEQMATLFPQQADSELLAAQLFAQCLPLAAVIKGQAKIDGQTAEDFCRQRCLQLLGQALDHGQHSPQTIAKLPDFKPLRNDPQFQKLLGAEAAKTQSK; this is encoded by the coding sequence ATGGTTGCTCATCACGAAACCGCTTTGCTCCTAACGTGCCCGCAAGGTCACCGCTGGCAACAGCAGGCGGATAGCTCGACCGACAATACGCGCACCTCGTTGCCAGCCCCCAGCTGTCCAACTTGCGGGGCAGCCTGTTCGTCTGGTCCTGGTGAGGCCGTTTCGATCTCCATATCCGGCACTCCCGCGGCGCCACCGGAAGTTCCGGGTTACGAACTGCTCGATGAACTCGGTCGGGGCGGTATGGCGGTGGTTTACAAGGCCAAACAGCTGAAGCCTCAACGAGTGGTTGCGCTGAAGATTCTGCATCATCCCCACAATGGCGATACGGCTTGGATCTCGCGCTTTCGCAGCGAGGCAGAGGCGGTGGCCCAACTCGAACATCCGCACATCGTGCGAATGTACGAAGTGGGTGAAGTCGGTAGGTTAAGCTACCTAGCACTGGAATTTGTCGACGGGGGCAATCTCGCCATGCGTTTGCAGGGGCAACCGCAGCCGGCACGATCGAGTGCGGAGCTGGTCGCCACAATCGCGCGAGCAATTCACTTTGCCCATCAACGAGGCATCGTCCACCGCGACCTGAAACCAGCCAACATCTTGCTGCAGGTAGCCGATGGATTTCGCGCGGAGGATGGCACGATCCAACTTGCGGACGTGCAACCTCGCATCACCGATTTCGGGCTGGCCAAGCGTCTGGACGACGACGGCCAACAAACGCGAACGGGGGATATTCTCGGTACACCAACCTACATGGCACCAGAGCAAGCAACGGGAGTTACTCGCAATATCGGTCCCGCCGCCGATATCCACGCGCTGGGTGTCATCCTCTACGAAATGCTTACCGGGCGGCAGCCGTTTCGCGGGGCCGATGTCATGGAGACGATGCGACTGGTTGCCAGCAGCGATCCAGTCCCATTGCGCCGCCTCGACGCTCGCATTCCGCGCGATCTGGAAACGATCTGCCTCAAGTGTTTGGAGAAATCTCCCCGCCAGCGCTATCTGTCGGCCGCAACGCTCGCTGACGAACTTCAGCGATACCTGAATGGCGAGACCATTCACACGCGCCCTGCTGGGCCCATCGAGCAAACCTATAAATGGACGCGGCGACATCCAGCAGCAGCGCTCGCACTGGCAATTGCACTGCTCTTACCATTGCTCACCGTTGCTGGCCTCATCGGCCATAACTGGCGAATCTCGCAAGAGCTTGCCAAGACGGCGCAGCAACGCGATCGGGCCGAAGCCAATTTGCAGGAGACACAGGCGGCAGTCGACAACTTGCTTACTGACTTAACCGCGGGCCGCTTAGCCTCCCTGCCGCGTTCGTCTCCTGTCCGTCGCCAATTACTGGAATGGGCAATGAACTTGTGTCAGGAGTTGCGAGTGCAGAACCCTGATAATCCCAGTCTTGAACTTCAGTCCGCGCGAGCCGAACGCCAGGCGGCTGATATCCAGCGATTGCTTGGTCGACTGGCCGAAGCGGACCAAGGTTACCAGCGAGCCATTCGTGAACTAGATCGCTTCGTGGTTGCCCAACCAGAAGATGCGCTGGGACTGCGCGAACTGGCAGCCGCTCATAACAATTCTGGATTGCTGCGCGAACAACAAGGTCGCACTGCCGCAGCAGAACAAGACTATCGCCACGCGCTCGATCTTGGGGAGCGCGCCGCGAAGCAGTTTCCGCAACGAACCGAGTTTCAACAACTCCAGGCAGCGACCTTGTCGAATCGTGGCCTGCTGCTCGCCCAGCTAGGTCAATCGCAGCAAGCCCAGCAAGACCTGCGGCAAGCGGTCGAGCTGCAACGTGCTCTGCTCCCCCAGCGGCCAACTGATGCACAACTCCGTCAGGCCTTGGCCGTGAGCACAAGCAACCTCGCAAGTCTAGAACTCGGTGAGGGACGACTTGAGTTGGCGCTGCAGCTGCTTCACGATTCTCGAGCGGAGCTAACCAAACTTCGCGAACTTGATCCCGAGAACGCTGAGACCTTGGCCACGCTCGCGGCGGTCGAAAACAACCTGGCGACCGCATCCTCCGCTCGCAACGAGAGCCTGCTTGCAACCGAGGCTTACAATCGCGCGATCGCAATTTTTCAAGTGCTCGTCCGCGATTATCCCACGGTACCAGCCTATCGCGAGCAACTCGCCACCACGCAGTTGAATCTCGCACTCTGCGTCGGCAATTCCAACGAGACGGAAGCGCAGTCGCTGCTGGAACAAGCGACGGCTGCGTTTCGAAACCTGGCCAGTGAACAACCCGAGACGCCGCACTTTCGTCACGGCACAACCAAGGCCTTGCTGCAGTTGGCTTCCCATCAGTCCGAGCACGGCGAGCAGACCGCGGCCGAGCTGACCTTGAAGCAAGCTCTGCAACTTCAGCTTGCGCTCACTCAGCTGTTTCCGGAACGGCCAGATGTCTTTAGCCAACTTGGTTTGATTGAACATGCTGCCGGAAAGCTCTTGGCCGCACGCGGCGCGGACGCCGATGCTCGCAAGTATTTCGAGCAGGCGGTTAAGTCCCAGCAGCGGGCACTCGCGCCCAATGCCGAGGCCTTGGCCTATCGACTGCGCTTGCGCGACCACTTGCAGTCTCTGTCCAGACTCCTCATCGAGCAGGGCGAGCCGACGGCAGCCGCGCTCGCCATTGAGCAAATGGCTACGCTATTTCCGCAGCAGGCCGACAGCGAGTTACTAGCCGCCCAACTTTTCGCACAATGCCTCCCCCTCGCAGCTGTGATCAAAGGACAGGCGAAAATCGACGGCCAAACGGCCGAGGACTTCTGCCGCCAGCGCTGCTTGCAGCTCCTCGGCCAGGCGCTGGACCACGGCCAACATTCGCCGCAAACCATCGCGAAACTTCCCGACTTCAAACCGCTGCGTAATGACCCACAATTCCAAAAGCTACTCGGTGCCGAGGCAGCAAAGACCCAGAGCAAATAG
- a CDS encoding SUMF1/EgtB/PvdO family nonheme iron enzyme, which yields MPEQQQDKIALATQQRIDSLCDEFEQQWRADSRPDLRAYLARVAAAEQSALLSELVALDCDYRSERGESPAASDYLSVAPEFAAVISSVIASRASNERPAELFVLGNYTVLEKLGQGGMGAVYKAEHRSMERIVALKVLSPAITKTPEVVRRFQQEVKAAAKLTHPNIAHAYDADVSGQTLFLVMEYVEGRDLATFVAQEGCLTLAHAVDCVRQTANGLAYAHSKGIVHRDIKPANLLLNKEGTVKILDMGLARIEDPTRAAVTQSGEVMGTVDFMAPEQALDTRNADPRADIYSLGCTLYRLLTAENMYEGETLVQKLMAHQQKPIPSLSSRRPDAPPALVNIFERMVAKKPEDRFQSMKEVETALAKLGLGGDKSTLRTINSGEATRDALTHDTDSLLGEVTIQLRTAPGGATSTPATSNPEKNQKPPRIPLHVALIAAGFGAVLLAALGVWVIIYNEKGEEILRTKVPDNGSVALKNLADTKPPDISPAPSIQKTSKLAPPPAKAPFNVSEAKAHQAAWAEYLGTKVETTNTLGAKMVLIPPGEFLMGSTPEQVEAAVQAGLRQQRDLSNDYLNELPQRRVSISRPFAIGATEVTYEQFRQFADAAKYQTADEKLFAKDPAAKEKRNWTTNQTWREESPSGPDYPVSSVDWFDAMAFCNWLSTQEGLTPAYEKSSGGMIRDVASWSIQPAANGYRLPTEAEWEYACRAGTTTLFSFGDNSRDIDQHGSVAGNKAQVLPVASKLANPFGLFDMHGNLFEWCADLCSYDWYRTAPTQNPLNVDAGPVPAMRGGCWYYHELAARSAARVQGNPIQATNMIGLRVVRTLGNIPTPIPPPQRYVPLPWVQKPELQLLRSVSTAGSDEAAPWESPDGLTLYFTREVPGENAQTIRATKPGLDYLYSEQPVIAGRHFMPTFDDTYAVLLPGKYDPASQLYEMSRPTSSDAWSKPRLIDVLATQKGMKSPALSGDGLSLVFQRARTAESYPGKDTEFVICRRTARDKPWSEPQLVPLKAEATLTEALTWPFLSEDGLSLSFCHGGDRNPEVYIAERKTLEEPFGAYRTLTIDGAQLRGRSPRYNPQRGTLVLSRDTNPAVKDSDLFVAINLPKRKLGVPWQEPPTSSGTAPPPAKAPFTAAEAKAHQAAWAEYLGTKVETINSVGAKMVLIPPGEFMMGMTEEQLTALAKIVVERGGGNKQWLVEHSRKTRSPQHRVILTKPFAMGATEVTVAQFREFVKASSYRTEAEQYGFGNSGYTTFSDRETPDNKGKSWLNPGYPLKDEQPVSQVSWNDAVAFCKWLSQQEKATYRLPTESEWEFACRAGTTTVFSFGDDEAELAKYGWYHAIAGGGPKAVATKLPNAFGLFDMHGNLEELCSDFYSSTAYAERGYPAIDPQGPTSGGSYVERGGSWLHAPFEPSSSMRYGSGARNRYHGIGFRVVRSLDGSSAHADIPQVQRAESQPSPAKAPFTAAEAKAHQAAWASYLGTEVETTNTLGAKMVLIPPGEFMMGLTEEQLTTLTKIVAESGDKNRQYLPEFARKSMHPDHPVILTKPFAIGATEVTVAQFRRFVEATGHRTDAEVYGFGNSGYKEPQPQDPASNKGKSWLDPGYAIHEDQPVSQVSWNDAVAFCKWLSQQEQATYRLPTESEWEFACRAGTTTVFSFGDDLTQHSKYGWYHAIAGSGPRPVGTKLPNPFGLFDMHGNLAELCSDFFRLTTYAERSYPATDPKGPESGSAYAQRGGSWMQVPYQNYSTNRYGSGPISRSYATGFRVARDLNPTAPSAGQRGR from the coding sequence ATGCCCGAACAGCAGCAAGATAAAATCGCCCTGGCCACGCAGCAACGAATTGACTCGCTTTGCGACGAATTCGAACAGCAGTGGCGAGCGGATTCGCGCCCCGACCTCAGGGCCTACCTGGCCCGGGTTGCTGCGGCCGAACAGAGTGCGCTCCTGAGCGAACTTGTGGCCCTCGACTGCGACTATCGCAGCGAGCGGGGCGAATCGCCCGCGGCAAGCGACTATCTGTCTGTGGCACCCGAGTTCGCCGCAGTCATTTCCTCTGTCATCGCCAGTCGAGCCAGCAACGAACGACCCGCCGAGTTGTTCGTGCTAGGGAACTACACGGTGCTCGAAAAGTTGGGCCAAGGGGGCATGGGTGCTGTTTACAAAGCCGAGCACCGCAGCATGGAGCGGATCGTAGCGCTCAAGGTACTCTCGCCAGCAATCACCAAAACTCCGGAAGTGGTGCGGCGCTTTCAGCAGGAAGTGAAAGCTGCAGCCAAGCTCACGCATCCCAACATTGCCCACGCTTACGACGCCGATGTCTCTGGGCAAACATTGTTTCTGGTGATGGAGTATGTCGAAGGCCGCGACCTGGCGACATTTGTCGCGCAAGAAGGTTGTCTTACGCTGGCGCATGCTGTGGACTGCGTGCGCCAGACGGCGAATGGCCTCGCTTACGCACATTCGAAGGGGATCGTCCATCGCGATATCAAGCCGGCGAACCTGCTGCTCAATAAAGAGGGGACCGTCAAGATTCTCGATATGGGGCTGGCCCGCATCGAAGATCCCACCCGCGCAGCAGTGACTCAATCGGGCGAAGTGATGGGAACGGTCGACTTCATGGCCCCCGAGCAGGCGCTCGATACGCGCAACGCGGATCCCCGGGCCGATATCTACAGTTTGGGCTGCACGCTTTATCGCCTGCTGACTGCGGAAAATATGTACGAAGGGGAGACGCTGGTGCAAAAGCTCATGGCGCACCAACAAAAGCCGATTCCTTCACTTTCATCGCGCCGCCCGGATGCGCCACCCGCGCTGGTGAACATCTTCGAGCGGATGGTCGCGAAGAAACCGGAGGATCGTTTCCAGTCCATGAAGGAGGTGGAAACTGCGCTCGCGAAGTTGGGGCTCGGCGGCGATAAGTCGACACTCCGCACCATCAACTCCGGCGAAGCGACGCGGGACGCGCTCACCCACGATACCGACAGTCTGCTAGGCGAGGTGACGATTCAACTCCGCACCGCGCCAGGCGGTGCAACCTCGACACCCGCGACGAGCAACCCCGAGAAGAACCAAAAGCCACCGCGCATTCCCCTGCACGTCGCCCTGATCGCCGCTGGCTTCGGTGCAGTTCTCCTCGCAGCTCTTGGCGTGTGGGTGATTATCTACAACGAAAAAGGAGAAGAAATTCTCCGGACAAAGGTTCCAGACAACGGCTCGGTAGCCTTAAAGAATTTGGCAGATACCAAGCCGCCTGATATTTCGCCCGCTCCGTCAATTCAAAAAACAAGCAAGTTGGCACCGCCCCCCGCCAAGGCTCCTTTCAACGTATCGGAAGCCAAAGCTCATCAAGCTGCGTGGGCCGAGTATCTGGGAACGAAAGTTGAAACGACCAACACCTTGGGCGCAAAGATGGTGCTCATTCCGCCGGGCGAGTTCCTGATGGGGAGTACGCCCGAGCAAGTGGAAGCGGCGGTGCAAGCAGGACTTCGCCAGCAGCGAGACTTGTCAAACGATTATTTGAATGAGCTGCCGCAACGTCGGGTCAGCATCTCGCGGCCCTTCGCCATCGGTGCCACGGAGGTTACCTACGAGCAGTTCCGCCAGTTTGCCGATGCAGCCAAATATCAAACTGCTGATGAGAAGTTGTTTGCGAAGGATCCAGCGGCCAAGGAGAAGCGGAATTGGACCACGAACCAAACCTGGCGGGAAGAAAGCCCCTCCGGACCAGACTACCCGGTGTCGAGCGTCGATTGGTTCGACGCTATGGCGTTCTGCAATTGGCTGAGTACACAAGAAGGACTGACGCCCGCGTATGAAAAGTCCAGCGGAGGCATGATACGTGATGTCGCGTCTTGGTCGATTCAGCCTGCCGCAAATGGCTATCGGCTGCCGACGGAAGCGGAATGGGAATATGCTTGCCGAGCCGGAACCACCACGCTCTTTTCCTTTGGTGATAATTCGCGCGACATAGATCAGCATGGTAGCGTCGCTGGCAACAAAGCGCAGGTGTTGCCGGTGGCCAGCAAGCTCGCCAATCCGTTCGGACTGTTCGACATGCACGGCAATCTGTTCGAGTGGTGCGCCGACTTGTGCAGTTATGACTGGTATCGCACTGCGCCGACGCAGAACCCGCTAAACGTCGACGCTGGTCCCGTGCCTGCTATGCGTGGCGGCTGCTGGTACTACCATGAATTGGCTGCGCGATCGGCGGCTCGGGTTCAGGGCAATCCAATACAAGCGACAAACATGATTGGCTTGCGCGTGGTCAGGACGCTGGGCAATATCCCCACTCCTATCCCACCGCCACAACGTTATGTTCCCCTTCCTTGGGTACAAAAACCAGAACTGCAGCTGCTCCGAAGCGTGAGCACTGCCGGCTCGGACGAAGCTGCGCCTTGGGAAAGCCCGGACGGCTTGACACTCTACTTCACCCGCGAAGTGCCAGGGGAGAACGCGCAGACCATTCGAGCAACCAAGCCGGGCCTCGATTATCTCTACTCGGAACAGCCGGTCATTGCCGGGCGGCACTTTATGCCGACCTTCGACGATACCTATGCCGTACTACTCCCAGGAAAGTACGATCCAGCCTCGCAACTATACGAGATGTCGCGCCCCACCAGCAGTGACGCCTGGAGCAAACCGCGCCTCATCGACGTTTTAGCAACCCAAAAGGGAATGAAGAGTCCGGCACTAAGCGGCGATGGTTTATCGCTGGTCTTCCAGCGGGCGAGGACTGCAGAAAGCTACCCAGGGAAAGATACGGAGTTCGTCATCTGCCGCCGTACCGCGCGCGACAAGCCCTGGTCGGAACCTCAACTTGTTCCCCTGAAAGCTGAGGCAACTCTAACGGAAGCTTTGACGTGGCCATTCCTCAGCGAGGACGGACTGTCGCTCAGTTTCTGCCACGGCGGGGACCGCAATCCCGAGGTGTATATTGCCGAACGTAAAACGCTCGAGGAACCTTTCGGTGCCTATCGAACGCTGACCATCGACGGCGCGCAGTTGCGCGGTCGCAGCCCCCGCTACAACCCTCAGCGTGGGACGCTGGTGCTCTCGCGAGATACGAATCCCGCCGTCAAGGATAGCGACTTGTTCGTTGCTATCAATCTTCCAAAACGAAAATTGGGCGTGCCTTGGCAAGAACCACCGACGTCGAGCGGCACCGCTCCGCCCCCAGCCAAAGCTCCCTTCACCGCGGCCGAAGCGAAGGCTCACCAAGCGGCCTGGGCCGAGTATCTGGGAACGAAGGTTGAAACGATCAACAGTGTCGGCGCAAAGATGGTGCTCATTCCACCGGGTGAGTTCATGATGGGCATGACAGAAGAGCAACTGACCGCGCTGGCCAAGATTGTTGTTGAGCGGGGCGGCGGCAACAAACAATGGCTTGTCGAACACTCGCGCAAGACTCGAAGCCCACAACATCGAGTGATTTTGACCAAGCCCTTCGCTATGGGGGCCACGGAAGTCACCGTCGCGCAATTCCGCGAATTCGTCAAAGCAAGCAGCTATCGCACCGAGGCCGAGCAATATGGCTTTGGCAACTCCGGGTACACGACCTTCAGCGATCGGGAAACTCCAGATAACAAGGGCAAATCGTGGCTCAATCCCGGTTATCCGCTCAAAGACGAACAGCCGGTGTCCCAAGTGTCTTGGAATGACGCAGTCGCCTTTTGTAAGTGGCTTTCGCAGCAAGAAAAGGCAACCTACCGGTTGCCAACCGAGTCGGAATGGGAGTTCGCCTGTCGCGCGGGAACGACGACGGTGTTCTCCTTCGGCGACGACGAAGCGGAGCTGGCCAAGTATGGTTGGTATCACGCGATTGCCGGTGGCGGGCCGAAAGCGGTGGCGACGAAGTTGCCCAACGCGTTCGGGCTGTTCGATATGCACGGGAACCTGGAGGAACTTTGTAGCGACTTCTATTCATCGACCGCTTATGCCGAGCGAGGCTATCCGGCGATCGATCCGCAAGGCCCGACTTCAGGCGGTTCTTACGTCGAACGTGGCGGCTCCTGGCTGCATGCCCCTTTCGAACCCAGCAGTTCAATGCGATATGGTTCGGGCGCAAGGAATCGTTATCACGGCATCGGCTTCCGCGTGGTGCGGAGCCTGGACGGTTCGTCGGCCCATGCAGACATTCCCCAAGTTCAACGAGCGGAATCACAGCCTTCACCAGCCAAAGCTCCCTTCACCGCGGCCGAAGCGAAAGCTCACCAAGCGGCCTGGGCCAGTTATCTGGGTACCGAAGTTGAAACGACCAACACCCTGGGCGCGAAGATGGTGCTCATTCCGCCGGGTGAGTTCATGATGGGTCTGACGGAAGAACAACTAACCACGCTGACCAAGATCGTCGCTGAGAGCGGCGACAAAAACAGGCAATACCTTCCCGAATTCGCGCGAAAATCAATGCACCCGGATCATCCCGTCATTTTGACAAAGCCCTTCGCCATCGGTGCCACGGAAGTTACGGTCGCCCAATTCCGCCGATTCGTCGAAGCGACGGGCCATCGCACAGATGCCGAAGTTTACGGATTCGGCAACTCGGGGTACAAGGAGCCGCAGCCCCAAGATCCAGCGTCGAACAAGGGCAAATCGTGGCTCGACCCCGGTTATGCAATCCACGAGGACCAGCCAGTGTCGCAGGTCTCATGGAACGACGCCGTTGCATTTTGTAAGTGGCTGTCTCAGCAGGAGCAGGCGACTTACCGGCTGCCAACCGAATCGGAATGGGAGTTCGCCTGTCGCGCGGGAACGACTACGGTCTTTTCCTTCGGCGACGACTTAACTCAGCATTCCAAATACGGCTGGTATCACGCGATTGCCGGGAGCGGTCCCCGGCCGGTGGGGACGAAGTTGCCAAACCCGTTTGGGCTGTTCGATATGCACGGGAACTTAGCGGAGTTATGCAGCGACTTCTTCCGACTGACCACCTATGCCGAACGAAGCTACCCGGCCACGGATCCCAAGGGTCCGGAATCCGGCAGTGCTTACGCCCAACGCGGCGGTAGCTGGATGCAAGTCCCCTACCAAAACTACAGCACCAACCGTTACGGCTCCGGCCCTATCAGCCGCTCTTACGCAACGGGCTTCCGCGTGGCGCGAGATCTCAACCCTACCGCTCCGTCAGCAGGTCAAAGAGGTCGCTAA
- a CDS encoding RNA polymerase sigma factor, whose translation MDGKNAAKGEMEQTESLAQIATQWSLLRLAHEDAVAGSQAARQALLLRYSRAVRRFVGLLIKDSTAADDVAQDAMVRLMRGDFAKADAERGRFRDLLRHAIRNMVRNYWSRENRRAGVDLDEQQLAAEEATQNELWEQQWTSVLLDSAWRGLEDYQRRNSTSMAYTVLRLRADHPDDDSEQLSGKLSCQLGRPVNAAATRQQLRRARLRFAQLLVEETARGLALPTPAAVEEELMSLGLMEYVRDFLPADWQTQGQLRADEE comes from the coding sequence ATGGACGGCAAGAATGCTGCCAAAGGTGAAATGGAGCAAACAGAGTCGCTCGCTCAAATTGCCACCCAGTGGAGTCTGCTGCGACTGGCACACGAAGATGCTGTGGCCGGTAGCCAGGCAGCGCGGCAAGCGCTCTTGCTGCGCTATAGCCGTGCGGTTCGCCGGTTTGTGGGCCTGCTGATTAAGGATTCGACTGCGGCCGACGATGTGGCCCAGGATGCGATGGTGCGCCTGATGCGCGGCGATTTCGCCAAGGCCGATGCCGAGCGAGGACGTTTTCGAGATCTGCTGCGGCATGCCATTCGGAATATGGTTCGCAATTATTGGTCCCGCGAAAATCGACGGGCCGGTGTCGATCTCGACGAGCAGCAATTGGCTGCCGAAGAGGCCACGCAGAACGAACTGTGGGAACAACAGTGGACGAGCGTCTTGCTCGACTCCGCCTGGCGGGGACTCGAAGATTATCAACGACGGAACTCCACGAGCATGGCCTATACCGTGTTGCGCTTGCGGGCAGACCATCCGGACGATGATTCCGAGCAACTTTCCGGAAAGCTTTCTTGCCAGCTGGGTCGGCCGGTGAACGCGGCGGCAACTCGCCAGCAACTGCGCCGCGCGCGACTGAGGTTTGCGCAGTTGCTCGTTGAGGAAACGGCCCGCGGACTCGCGCTGCCAACGCCAGCTGCCGTCGAAGAAGAACTAATGAGCTTGGGGTTGATGGAGTATGTACGTGACTTTCTGCCAGCCGATTGGCAGACGCAGGGACAACTGCGGGCTGACGAAGAGTAG